DNA sequence from the Oncorhynchus keta strain PuntledgeMale-10-30-2019 chromosome 1, Oket_V2, whole genome shotgun sequence genome:
agttcatattatgacagtgaccaagctcatattatgacagtgaccacattcatattatgacagtgaccaagctccaattatgacagtgaccaagttcatattatgacagtgaccacgttcatatcatgacagtgaccaagtttatattatgacagtgaccaagtttatattatgacagtgaccaagctcatatcatgacagtgaccacgtccatattatgacagtgaccaagttcatattatgacagtgaccaagctcatattatgacagtgaccaagctcatattatgacagtgaccaagttcatattatgaaagtgatcaagttcatattatgacagtgaccaagctcatattatgacagtgaccacattcatattatgacagtgaccaagttcatattatgacagtgaccaagttcatattatgacagtgaccaagttcatattatgacagtgaccaagttcatattatgacagtgaccaagcttgaccaagctcatattatgacagtgaccaagctcaattatgacagtgaccaagctccaattatgacagtgaccaagttcatattatgacagtgaccaagttcatattatgacagtgaccaagttcatattatgacagtgaccaagctcatattatgacagtgaccacattcatattatgacagtgaccaagctcatattatgacagtgaccaagctccaattatgacagtgaccaagttcatattatgacagtgaccaagctcatattatgacagtgaccaagttcatattatgacagtgaccaagctcatattatgacagtgaccaagctccaattatgacagtgaccaagttcatattatgacagtgaccaagttcatattatgacagtgaccacgttcatatcatgacagtgaccaagtttatattatgacagtgaccaagctcatatcatgacagtgaccaagtttatattatgacagtgaccaagtttatattatgacagtgacaaagctcatattatgacagtgaccaagttcatattatgacagtgaccaagctcatattatgacagtgaccacgttcatatcatgacagtgaccaagtttatattatgacagtgaccaagctcatatcatgacagtgaccaagtttatattatgacagtgaccaagtttatattatgacagtgaccaagtttatattatgacagtgacaaagctcatattatgacagtgaccaagttcatattatgacagtgaccaaattcatattatgacagtgaccaagttcatattatgacagtgaccaaattcatattatgacagtgaccaagttcatattatgacagtgaccacgttcatatcatgacagtgaccaagtttatattatgacagtgagcaagtttatattatgacagtgaccaagctcatatcatgacagtgaccaagtttatattatgacagtgaccaagttcatattatgacagtgatcaagttcatattatgacagtgaccaagctcatattatgacagtgaccacattcatattatgacagtgaccaagttcatattatattatgacagtgaccaagtccatattatgacagtgaccaagttcatattatgacagtgaccaagttcatatcatgacagtgaccaagtttatattatgacagtgtccaagtttatattatgacagtgaccaagttcatatcatgacagtgaccacgtccatattatgacagtgaccaagttcatattatgacagtgaccaagctcatattatgacagtgaccaattcatattatgacagtgaccaaattcatattatgacagtgaccaagttcatattatgacagtgaccaagttcatattatgacagtgaccaagttcatattatgacagtgaccaagttcatattatgacagtgaccaagctcattttatgacagtgaccaagttcatattatgacagtgaccaagctcatattatgacagtgaccaagttcatattatgacagtgaccaagttcatattatgacagtgaccaagttcatattatgacagtgaccaagctcatatattatgacagtgaccacattcatattatgacagtgaccaagctcatattatgacagtgaccaagacTGACCAAGTTcatatgacagtgaccaagttcatattatgacagtgaccaagctcatattatgacagtgaccaagttcatattatgacagtgaccaagctcatattatgacagtgaccaagctccaattatgacagtgaccaagttcatattatgacagtgaccaagttcatattatgacagtgaccacgttcatatcatgacagtgaccaagtttatattatgacagtgaccaagctcatatcatgacagtgaccaagtttatattatgacagtgaccaagtttatattatgacagtgaccaagctcatattatgacagtgaccaagttcatattatgacagtgaccaagctcatattatgacagtgaccacattcatattatgacagtgaccaagctcatattatgacagtgaccaagctccaattatgacagtgaccaagttcatattatgacagtgaccaagctcatattatgacagtgaccaagttcatattatgacagtgaccaagttcatattatgacagtgaccaagtttatattatgacagtgaccaagttcatattatgacagtgaccaagttcatattatgacagtgaccaagctcatattatgacagtgaccacgttcatatcatgacagtgaccaagtttatattatgacagtgaccaagctcatatcatgacagtgaccaagtttatattatgacagtgaccaagtttatattatgacagtgaccaagtttatattatgacagtgacaaagctcatattatgacagtgaccaagttcatattatgacagtgaccaaattcatattatgacagtgaccaagttcatattatgacagtgaccaaattcatattatgacagtgaccaagttcatattatgacagtgaccaaattcatattatgacagtgaccaagttcatattatgacagtgaccacgttcatattatgacagtgaccaagtttatattatgacagtgaccaagtttatattatgacagtgaccaagctcatatcatgacagtgaccaagtttatattatgacagtgaccaagtttatattatgacagtgaccaagtttatattatgacagtgaccaagttcatattatgacagtgaccaagttcatattatgacagtgaccaagttcatatcatgacagtgaccaagtttatattatgacagtgaccaagctcatatcatgacagtgaccaagttcatattatgacagtgaccaagttcatattatgacagtgaccaagttcatattatgacagtgaccaagctcatattatgacagtgaccaagctccaattatgacagtgaccaagttcatattatgacagtgaccaagctcatattatgacagtgaccaagttcatattatgacagtgaccaagctcatattatgacagtgaccaagctccaattatgacagtgaccaagttcatattatgacagtgaccaagttcatattatgacagtgaccacgttcatatcatgacagtgaccaagtttatattatgacagtgaccaagctcatatcatgacagtgaccaagtttatattatgacagtgaccaagtttatattatgacagtgacaaagctcatattatgacagtgaccaagttcatattatgacagtgaccaagctcatattatgacagtgaccacgttcatatcatgacagtgaccaagtttatattatgacagtgaccaagctcatatcatgacagtgaccaagtttatattatgacagtgaccaagtttatattatgacagtgaccaagtttatattatgacagtgacaaagctcatattatgacagtgaccaagttcatattatgacagtgaccaaattcatattatgacagtgaccaagttcatattatgacagtgaccaaattcatattatgacagtgaccaagttcatattatgacagtgaccacgttcatatcatgacagtgaccaagtttatatggtccttctgtagctcagttggtagagcatgcgcttgtaacgccagggtagtgggttcaatcccgggaccacccatacgtagaatgatgcacacatgactgtaagtcatttGATAAAAGCGTGACCAagtgctaaatggcatatattattattattattatattatgacagtgagcaagtttatattatgacagtgaccaagctcatatcatgacagtgaccaagtttatattatgacagtgaccaagttcatattatgacagtgatcaagttcatattatgacagtgaccaagctcatattatgacagtgaccacattcatattatgacagtgaccaagttcatattatattatgacagtgaccacgtccatattatgacagtgaccaagttcatattatgacagtgaccaagttcatatcatgacagtgaccaagtttatattatgacagtgaccaagtttatattatgacagtgaccaagttcatattatgacagtgaccaagctcatattatgacagtgaccacgttcatattatgacagtgaccaagttcatattatgacagtgaccaagtttatattatgacagtgaccaagctcatatcatgacagtgaccaagttcatattatgacagtgaccaagctcatatcatgacagtgaccaagtttatattatgacagtgaccaagtttatattatgacagtgaccaagtttatattatgacagtgacaaagctcatattatgacagtgaccaagttcatattatgacagtgaccaaattcatattatgacagtgaccaagttcatattatgacagtgaccaaattcatattatgacagtgaccaagttcatattatgacagtgaccacgttcatatcatgacagtgaccaagtttatattatgacagtgaccaagtttatattatgacagtgaccaagctcatatcatgacagtgaccaagtttatattatgacagtgaccaagtttatattatgacagtgaccaagtttatattatgacagtgaccaagctcatattatgacagtgatcaagttcatattatgacagtgaccaagttcatattatgacggtgaccaagttcatattatgacagtgaccaagctcatattatgacagtgaccaagttcatattatgacagtgaccaagttcatattatgacagtgaccaaattcatattatgacagtgatcaagttcatattatgcCAAACCAATATTTGTGTGTTCTACTGATACTTCTTGAGAACTATTTTTCTCATTCCAGATTCTTACAGGCCTACATATAGATTATTACAGTGGATCTTGTCTTCACTAAAATACATCACGAAATGTATAGCTCAGTCTGTGATGTGAGTtaaaacattaggaaaatataAAGTATGTATATATGATCGGACATGTTTGATGATCAAGGTCTCCTGCATTAAGAATGTGTCTCCTCTGTTTGTGCTGGCTAAGGGAAACACTGGCATGCCATGACTTACTACTAGCCAACCCATCTGTTAAGTGAAAGCATTAGGAGTCTTAACAGAAGAGCTTTAGAATACTAAAGGCTACATCACGGAGCATCCATCATCTAACTACGGACGGTCTTCTACTTTACCTACTGGCATGCACATTCTATTtttaccatagagagagagagacagagagagagagagagagacatgttggtcctgggactctgttcacaaacacaaacagagccccaagacagcaatcaatcaatcaatcaatcaaattttatgtatatagcccttcgtacatcagctgatatctcaaagtgctgtacagaaacccagcctaaaaccccaaacagcaagcaatgcaggtgtagaagcacggtggctaggaaaaactccctagaaaggccaaaacctaggaagaaacctagagaggaaccaggctatgtggggtggccagtcctcttctggctgtgccgggtggagattataacagaacatggtcaagatgttcaaatgttcataaatgaccagcatggtcaaataatagtaaggcagaacagttgaaactggagcagcagcatggccaggtggactggggacagcaaggagtcatcatgtcaggtagtcctggggcatggtcctagggctcaggtcagttgaaactggagcagcagcatggccaggtggactggggacagcaaggacccaacacaattagactcaaccaaatcgtgagaaaacaaaaagattatTACTTGACACAGTGGAAAGAATTTATTAAAAAACAGAGCAatctagaatgctatttggctctaaacagcgagtacacagtggcagaatccctgaccactgtgactgacccaaacttaaggaaagctttgactatgtacacactcagtgagcatagccttgctattgagaaaggccgcagaaggcagacctggctctcaagagcagacaggctatgtgcacactgcccacaaaatgaggtgaacactgagctgcacttcctaacctcctgtccaatgtatgagcatattagagacacatatttccctaaGATTACACAgatgggtgaaataccacagcgtACCATCACAGCAGgaggatttgtgacctgttgccacaagggcAACTAGTGAAGAACAtataccattgtaaatacaacccatatttatgtttatttattttccctttggtacttgaactatttgcttataatatgacatttgtaatgtcattatttttttattattttttttatatttaaaaaaaaacgtttagccctttttctccccaattacgtggtatccaattggtagttacagtcttgtctcatcgctgcaactcccgtacggactcgagagagacaaaggtcgagagccgcatccttcgaaacacaacccaaccaagccacactgcttcttgacacaatgcctgcttaacccggaagccagccacaccaatgtgttcgGAGGAAACaacgtacacctggcgaccgtgtcagcgtgcatgtacccagcccgccacaggagtagctagagcgcgatgggacaaggacatccctgcttgccaaaccctcccctaacccggacgacgctaggccaattgtgagcAACCCAATGGGCCTCCAAGTCGTGGCTGGCTGAGACAGAgtctggactcaaaccaggatctctagtgtcACAGCTAGCAACTGTGGTGCAGTGTGTTAGACCACTGCACTACTCGGGAGGccatgtatttattattttgaaacttttgtgagtgtaatgtttactgtacatgtttattgtttatttaaattTAGTtgattatctacttcacttgctttggcaatgttaacatatgtttcccttgccaataaatcccttaaattgaaatgagagagtgagagtgaaagagagagagaaagagagagaaaaggggatagGGACATATTTAAGTAATGCAGTGTGGATGGGACTGTAAATGGGCAAGCATTCAGCTGGACACCAGTTCTGGCACagatccccctctccatccccaggAACTGGGTTACGGTCATTGTTTCCTCATTGCCATCCTTATTGTACCATGGCCCGTGAGTAGACGTGCACTAAACGTACACGTTGGCACTGAATGTATGTTTCCAGCAAGTCATTGTGCTGGTGGAAAACAGGATGACAAAAGGAGGTggagaagaaagagaaaaagcCACAGTGCAGTttgaaaggggaggaggagagggtgtgaggagacagggagggggggtggagggttGTAATGTAGCTTAGGTCTAGAAGTGAGAACTCATCTGAAACAGATTAAAAATGCTGCTCTGATAAGAGTGCTGAGTGGTACAGAACTGAAGACATGCAGGCAAAGacatcacacagagacagacaccctAAAACAACAGAACTCAGACAGTCAGCTTGTAACAAGGTCGTAAGGCATGAGTATACATAATCCAAAACATCACTAAGGGAAATCCTAACGTAATTCAACTGAAAACAGTCCATCATCATCTGATGTGTTACACTAACGTGGTTGAATGCGGCGGCAGGTATCCCAGTGGTTAAgggccaactaggtgaaaaaatctgttgatgtgcccctaagcaaggcactcaaccctaattgctcctgtaagttgctctgggtaATGTAATGAACGCTATGCATATCACATCTGATAACATTCGTAATACATATGCCTTATATAATGGCATGCAGTGCATTGTTCTCCCAGAGTTAATATGACAAATGGTGGAGGTTATAGTGAAGAATAGCCCCTTGGGACTTAGTATCTGACAAAGTACCTGTGCACAGCAGGCCACTCACATGTACTTACACacgtgctctctctccctctctctcaccctctctgtcatCCTGGCAACCCCTGCCTTGGAATGTCCAGGCATTATTAGTTTTCAGTGGTGACAATTCTGTGTGAGAGTGGGTTGTTTATAACTGAATACAAAGGCTCAGAGGGAATATTGCTTTTCTTCTCCCATGATTGTATCAAGTTTTTCACACATTTTTCATGATCATTTTCACCAATAAAGCATTCAGCACATGACATGCAATTTTCCCCCACCCAAATAACTAACAAGTTCACACCACTCAACACTGAGTGAAAGATCAGAGATGGTTGGACTCATTAAGACACGGACAGCAGAGGACAGAATCAGTCATTTAAACGATCAGGATTATCAGAACAACAGTGCAGTCATCTTGGGACTGGAGGTACAGGCATAATAGTTTAGGATGACACCAATCACATCAACTGCTGTccaaatgaaacaaaaatagtgtACAGTTAAAAAAGAGACAATAATAACACTCAGCCATAGAGACATTTTTCTACGACAACCACCTACAGAAGTACTTGATGCACAGATTAATTGTATTGCGATTCACTGATTATACAAATTGCATTGACTGGTTAAGTACTGTAGGTAGTAGGACATTGACAATAGCACACGTGTGCAAACAGTAGGAACATTCTATATGCTCTTATCATACTATGATGGTACACAAACCTACAGTATGTATGAGAACGGTTCCGCTATCTATAGTGTGTTACAATCATTTTGACATGGGGTTGTGAGGGCAAACTAAGTTCTATAGATGCGAGTGATTGTAACAAATATATTGTTTTCTGTTGGAAAATGGTTAATTttctctggtactgtatgttacaatgcatagagagaggaaaggaggataaACATGTCAAAAACAAACTTGATTCAGAAAAATATCAACACTGTGCTTCATCCCCAATATAATACTGACATCAATGTTTTAGAAAGTTAGTGCAGCCACATTTAGAGTGAATAGAACATAATGTAATGATGCTGTGTTCTCCTTCACACCTGATATCTTATACCATGAAAATGGTAGACGTTTGTATAATATGTGCAATCAACCTCTCTCTTAATATTTGACCGGTAGGGTCGTTACATGGGAGGGGGAAAAGTGTCTTTACGAAAGAAATGCTGGGTTGTTTAGATGACCCAACTGCTAGGTTGCAGGCATTGGTTCACTTAGTTGGGTTGTTTTCTTTAAAAAGAGCAAGGttgagttgttgttgttgctgggttattgatgctgggttattgagacCCAGCGGTCAGGTCAGAAGACTGGAAGAGCGACTACAGTAGGTAGGGCCGTGGTTTCAtatagttatttttggccacccgtgAGAGTAAACATGATTCCGGTTTATCTGTTCTGATATCAGAAGGTTAAGGTTGTACACTGACACTTTAGTAGATTTAATGAAGCTTACAAAAGTCTAAGAGTTCCTTAAAAGCCTATGCAAAACCCAATATTGGTATACTTACCACTATGTAACAATACGTACAAAATTATGTTATTAATAATACATTAGAATATGAAATGTGTATTTTCTTTAATGAAAATTGAAATTAGCTCTGTATTTAAGATTATGAAcaataattacatttattttCACTGGTGGCGAAAAATAACTATATGAAACCACGGCCCTACCTACTGTAGTCGCTCTTCCAGTCTTCTGACCTGACCACTGGgtctcaataacccagcatcaataacccagcaacaacaacaactcaaCCTTGCTCTTCTTATCTGAAACCCACACACCTAATAAGTCACACCTCCTGAAAATAACCTATGGATTACATATTAAAAGAGCTGTTCAACCCAGCATGAAAATGAATATGGTTAAATGAACCCATGTTTGGGTAAACACAAGCTAGGTTATTGCTAGGTTATTCACACAACCTAACTGGAtgggtcaaaataacccagcGTGTGTCCTGTCCAACATTTACCCAGCACTTCATAACCAAATAACCCAAATTGGGTTGATTTTAACCCAGCATTTTTTTAGAGGGAAGTGGTGTAATATATCCACCTCATAGAAATGTCACATCGTCCTGCGACTGCACCCATCGCCAGTGGGCATCATACCCCAGGTGCATCTTGCCGTTCATCTTGTAGGCATCTACGTCTATCTTGCCATTCTTATAGGGTTTGGGTTTGGGGCTCTGGCTTTTCCCCAGCTTTTCAGCCAGGCAGACCCGGGCTGAATCAGTAGGTCCTCGTGCTTGCCTGACTGCTTTATCCAGGGCGCTGTTGCTCTTACTGGGCtgctgggtttggccggggtcctTGGTATCCTTGGTGATGGTGGTTCCTTTCACTGCCTCTGTGGCCTTAATCCAAATGGAAGACTCCTTATTTGGGATGTCTGGCTTGACTTGGGGAGAGCCAGGATCAACAACTACCTTGCCCCCTGTGCCTTGTCGTACCCCAGATCCAGCCCCAACCCCTGCCATAGCCACTGACCCTTCTCCAGCAActctcccagcccctctcccagtccctgccccagCCCCTGTCCCTGCCCCGGTCCGAGTGGGCGTCACAGTCCCCAgtggagtagtacacagcacaGACTCAGAACTAGAAGGGCCGTACTCGTCCATGTCATCAGCAAGGGTGTCCAGATAACTGCCTATAGAGATGTTATCCAGCTTGTCGTTGAGGGGGTCCTGCAGGCTGCTCCAGCtgcccctccaggtgtctcctccAGGGCCCTCTCCCAGGCTGTACTGGCTGCTGGTCAGACTGCTGCAGCGGCTGGTCAGGGTGCCGCGCTCCTCCAGGAGCCACTTACATGCCTCGATCCCCTCGTGCACCGCCACCAGCTGCTGCAGGATCTTCACATCCATCGAGCGCAGGTGGGCCTATGGAAAAGAATAATACTTTATTGatacaggagaggggagagaagagatggtgggAGGAAAGCATCTAAgtcaggagagaagagatggtgggAGGAAAGCATCTGAGTCAGGAGAGAATGGTGGGAGATGGTGGTCAGGAGAAGAGATGAAAAGCATCTGAGTCAGGAGAGCATCTGAgtcaggagagaagagatggtgggAGGAAAGCATctgagtcaggagagagagagagatggtgggaggagaagCATCTGAgtcaggagagaagagatggtgggAGGAAAGCATCTGAgtcaggagagaagagatggtgggAGGAAAGCATCTGAgtcaggagagaagagatggtgggAGGAGATGGTGGGAGCATctgagtcaggagagagagagatggtggaggaaaGCATCTGAgtcaggagagaagagatggtgggAGGAAAGCATctgaaggagagaagagatggtgggAGGAAAGCATCTGAgtcaggagagaagagatggtgggAGGAAAGCATCTGAgtcaggagagaagagatggtgggAGGAAAGCATCTGAgtcaggagagaagagatggtgggAGGAAAGCATCTGAgtcaggagagaagagatggtgggAGGAAAGCATCTGAgtcaggagagaagagatggtgggAGGAAAGCATCTGAgtcaggagagaagagatggtgggAGGAAAGCATCTGAgtcaggagagaagagatggtgggAGGAAAGCATCTGAgtcaggagagaagagatggtcaG
Encoded proteins:
- the LOC118375444 gene encoding period circadian protein-like isoform X1, with amino-acid sequence MNQHQPSKQKASKWAITSVFKCSIIRFQLEWDGAFHISTITAHLRSMDVKILQQLVAVHEGIEACKWLLEERGTLTSRCSSLTSSQYSLGEGPGGDTWRGSWSSLQDPLNDKLDNISIGSYLDTLADDMDEYGPSSSESVLCTTPLGTVTPTRTGAGTGAGAGTGRGAGRVAGEGSVAMAGVGAGSGVRQGTGGKVVVDPGSPQVKPDIPNKESSIWIKATEAVKGTTITKDTKDPGQTQQPSKSNSALDKAVRQARGPTDSARVCLAEKLGKSQSPKPKPYKNGKIDVDAYKMNGKMHLGYDAHWRWVQSQDDVTFL
- the LOC118375444 gene encoding period circadian protein-like isoform X2, coding for MAHLRSMDVKILQQLVAVHEGIEACKWLLEERGTLTSRCSSLTSSQYSLGEGPGGDTWRGSWSSLQDPLNDKLDNISIGSYLDTLADDMDEYGPSSSESVLCTTPLGTVTPTRTGAGTGAGAGTGRGAGRVAGEGSVAMAGVGAGSGVRQGTGGKVVVDPGSPQVKPDIPNKESSIWIKATEAVKGTTITKDTKDPGQTQQPSKSNSALDKAVRQARGPTDSARVCLAEKLGKSQSPKPKPYKNGKIDVDAYKMNGKMHLGYDAHWRWVQSQDDVTFL
- the LOC118375444 gene encoding period circadian protein-like isoform X3; translated protein: MDVKILQQLVAVHEGIEACKWLLEERGTLTSRCSSLTSSQYSLGEGPGGDTWRGSWSSLQDPLNDKLDNISIGSYLDTLADDMDEYGPSSSESVLCTTPLGTVTPTRTGAGTGAGAGTGRGAGRVAGEGSVAMAGVGAGSGVRQGTGGKVVVDPGSPQVKPDIPNKESSIWIKATEAVKGTTITKDTKDPGQTQQPSKSNSALDKAVRQARGPTDSARVCLAEKLGKSQSPKPKPYKNGKIDVDAYKMNGKMHLGYDAHWRWVQSQDDVTFL